Proteins from one Anopheles nili chromosome 2, idAnoNiliSN_F5_01, whole genome shotgun sequence genomic window:
- the LOC128720567 gene encoding cilia- and flagella-associated protein 36 — protein MADDNSWVFDSLVCFLHGPVWNAPLQTFIEDKSIIFDPNLQPDEDNPEFRRVHDEYKNLVDYMLGSFMEEMQITPEQFEFACLEGRHVASLGARGARASSTDPSSGADGSDQSGSSTFSFHQGLFQQIWAANDIRIFIRMMVQRNVELQLQALDLIERQSQGHARTEVESDSEVPLFDAKELTADVQSTESNMVRTIEQDIVQSVENELNESGRGYPALEHGGHGETDKFQRLNLFFDQEKINANDMKARQEYLRSQRDKILHIKKQARARQLNETMRKSERPTSAQVAQKFLDGETESVSVEPPEGSLQLRKMLAQRLREEVVVDKE, from the exons ATGGCGGACGATAATTCATGGGTGTTCGATTCGCTTGTGTGCTTTTTACACGGTCCTGTGTGGAATGCTCCGTTGCAGACGTTCATCGAGGATAAATCAATCA TTTTTGATCCGAACCTTCAACCGGACGAGGACAATCCTGAATTTCGCAGGGTGCACGACGAGTACAAGAACCTGGTGGACTACATGCTTGGTTCGTTTATGGAGGAGATGCAGATTACACCGGAGCAGTTTGAGTTCGCCTGTCTCGAGGGAAGACATGTGGCCAGTCTCGGAGCGCGAGGAGCACGTGCCTCATCCACAGATCCTTCGTCTGGGGCCGATGGCTCGGATCAGTCTGGGAGCAGTACGTTCTCGTTCCACCAGGGTTTGTTTCAGCAGATATGGGCCGCGAACGATATTCGTATCTTCATTCGCATGATGGTGCAGCGCAATGTGGAGCTACAACTACAGGCGCTGGATTTGATTGAGCGGCaatcgcaaggacacgctcgTACCGAAGTTGAATCCGACTCGGAAGTGCCACTATTTGACGCAAAAGAGTTGACTGCGGATGTTCAGTCCACGGAGTCCAACATGGTACGCACTATTGAACAGGATATAGTTCAATCAgtggaaaatgaattgaaCGAATCTGGCCGTGGCTATCCTGCATTGGAACATGGAGGACATGGAGAGACGGATAAATTTCAGCGACTAAATTTGTTCTTCGACCAAGAGAAG ATCAACGCCAACGACATGAAAGCACGTCAGGAGTACTTGCGGTCGCAGCGCGACAAGATTCTCCACATCAAGAAGCAAGCCCGGGCGCGTCAGCTCAACGAAACGATGCGCAAAAGCGAAAGACCAACATCAGCTCAGGTTGCGCAAAAGTTTCTTGACGGTGAAACAGAATCGGTGTCAGTCGAGCCACCGGAAGGGTCACTTCAGCTACGGAAGATGCTAGCCCAGCGGCTGCGAGAAGAAGTTGTGGTAGACAAGGAATGA
- the LOC128721697 gene encoding serine/threonine-protein phosphatase 4 regulatory subunit 3, with translation MTTDTRRRVKLYALNADRQWDDRGTGHVTSSYVDRVKGVSLLVHAENDGSMLLESKIHPDTIYHKQQDTLIVWSEGDNFDLALSFQEKAGCDEIWEKICQVQGKDPSVEITQDVVEESEDERFEDMSDSAPPIELPPCELSRLEDISEVIASALTSAIRKDKLAQAIESENYIKKLLGLFHVCEDLDNQEGLHYLYEIFKNIFLLNKNGLFEIMFAEDTIFDVVGCLEYDPSGNPPKNHRQYLRKLVKFREAIPIRNTDLLAKIHQTYRVQYIQDIVLPTPSVFEDNMLNTLSSFIFFNKVEIVTLIQEDDKFLDELFALLTDPQTPDSKRRDSILFLKEFCNFAQYLQPQGKETFFKTLISLGVLPALEITLAINEKRTKAASIDILSTIVEYSPSVVRDYTLQQYNNSDSDEDQTLINIAIEQLLSDSEPELGGAVQLMTVLRILLDPENMLSSANKSEKSDFLNFFYKHSIQTLIAPLLRHTQSDKPTNEDYHVVQLLGVVLELLSFCVEHHTYHIKNCIINKDLLRKVLVLMNSVHTFLVLGALRFLRKIVSLKDEFYNRHIVKGNLFAPVVEAFIRNDGRYNLLESAILELFEFIRLEDIKSLYTYFVESFGKFFDDVQYVQTFKTLKNKYDQQQDRLKEKEKGNLDSVPSILRNSNRYRRDQRQMDENEEEWFNEEEDYTESSGKTGAPELDTTIGKMFEKKAMDTTSSLNGPKYGGVSSGHSHQLSSQVHAGVTATATSADDIAVTSHMLNINNGSEGDDDGSSLAASSSGHLPLSTLDPSSLSHAVAAAAAAAAAVASNNGLQSASTVVANHDHHHEEHHALGDEGASSVNLTPADESALDDANSLVVSALGESDLSSVYQLQSSSLSSVSVTEGASVTTNATATVEASNSSNSESVTSPVSSSIPATATCSSTNGTLVEEGPASPGTLGSPDITANTTHESVESLAANEEAISSMRLASEELFTENVPIGEDNKSVDVKITNATAMGSSSNCTSLVATDESGVDTEEKNDGPRGTADSCKDDDGSRDIQYERNDDVNSSEVMGAATSSSLLMAPILDSAPAVEEPTGVGASVLPQANVSSSNVAASSASGSTVVGLKKALVDYEGDSDDDDDDDDSSSPAQKKPRIA, from the exons ATGACAACCGACACGAGGCGGCGAGTGAAGCTGTACGCCCTCAACGCAGATCGACAGTGGGACGATCGAGGAACGGGCCATGTCACATCTAGTTATGTGGATCGCGTCAAAG GTGTGTCATTGCTTGTTCATGCAGAAAACGACGGCTCGATGTTATTAGAAAGTAAAATCCATCCAGATACAATCTATCATAAACAACAGGACACGCTCATCGTATGGAGTGAAGGTGACAACTTTGATTTAGCACTTAGCTTCCAGGAAAAGGCAGGATGTGATGAAATTTGGGAAAAAATTTGTCAG GTTCAAGGGAAAGATCCATCAGTAGAAATAACACAGGATGTGGTCGAAGAGTCGGAAGACGAACGGTTTGAGGATATGTCTGATTCAGCCCCTCCAATCGAGCTGCCACCGTGTGAGCTGAGCCGATTGGAGGACATATCTGAGGTGATTGCCAGCGCTTTAACATCGGCGATCCGTAAGGACAAATTGGCACAGGCTATTGAGTCTGAAAACTATATAAAAAAGTTACTCGGTCTCTTTCACGTGTGCGAGGATTTGGACAACCAGGAAGGTCTTCATTATCTGTATGAAATTTTTAAGAACATTTTTCTGCTGAACAAGAACGGCCTATTCGAGATTATGTTTGCTGAAGACACGATCTTCGATGTTGTGGGTTGTCTCGAGTATGATCCGTCCGGTAATCCACCGAAGAATCATCGTCAGTATCTGAGAAAATTGGTCAAATTCCGCGAAGCAATACCGATCCGCAACACGGATCTGTTGGCCAAAATACACCAGACATACCGTGTGCAGTATATACAGGACATCGTGCTACCAACGCCGTCTGTGTTCGAGGACAATATGCTGAATACGCTGTCTTCgttcatatttttcaataagGTGGAAATCGTGACGCTCATTCAGGAAGATGACAAGTTCCTTGATGAATTGTTTGCATTGCTGACCGATCCGCAGACGCCAGACTCGAAACGTCGTGATAGCATACTGTTCCTGAAAGAATTCTGCAATTTCGCCCAGTACCTGCAGCCACAGGGCAaggaaactttttttaaaacgCTCATTAGCCTGGGTGTGCTTCCGGCACTTGAAATTACGCTAGCCATCAATGAGAAGCGGACGAAAGCCGCATCGATCGATATATTATCTACGATAGTTGAATATTCACCATCCGTAGTGCGTGACTATACCTTACAGCAGTACAATAATTCTGACTCGGACGAG GACCAAACGCTGATCAACATTGCTATTGAGCAACTGCTTTCCGATTCGGAACCGGAACTGGGTGGCGCTGTGCAGCTGATGACTGTGTTGCGGATTCTGCTGGACCCGGAGAACATGTTAAGCTCGGCGAACAAATCGGAAAAATCGGATTTTCTCAACTTCTTTTACAAGCACAGTATACAAACGTTAATCG CTCCCCTTCTCCGGCATACGCAATCGGATAAACCAACGAACGAAGACTATCACGTGGTGCAGCTTCTTGGAGTAGTACTGGAGCTCCTATCTTTCTGTGTGGAGCATCATACGTATCACATCAAGAACTGCATTATCAACAAGGATCTATTGCGAAAAGTTTTAGTCTTGATGAACAGCGTACACACATTTCTCGTGCTGGGAGCGCTACGGTTTCTCCGAAAAATAGTCTCGCTCAAAGATGAGTTTTATAACAG GCATATTGTCAAGGGAAATTTGTTTGCACCTGTGGTGGAGGCATTCATCCGCAATGATGGTAGATACAATCTGCTGGAGTCAGCGATTTTGGAGCTTTTCGAGTTTATCCGGCTGGAGGACATTAAGTCGTTGTATACGTATTTCGTAGAAAGCTTTGGCAAGTTCTTTGACGATGTACAGTACGTACAAACGTTCAAGacactgaaaaacaaataCGACCAACAGCAGGATCGCCTAAAGGAAAAGGAGAAAGGAAATTTAGACAG CGTTCCTTCTATACTACGGAACAGCAATCGCTATCGTAGAGACCAACGGCAAATGGACGAGAATGAGGAAGAATGGTTCAACGAAGAGGAAGATTACACCGAAAGCTCCGGTAAAACGGGTGCTCCCGAATTGGACACTACGATCG gcaaaatgtttgaaaagaaaGCGATGGACACAACAAGCAGCCTGAATGGACCGAAGTATGGTGGAGTGTCATCGGGTCATTCACATCAGCTATCTTCGCAAGTTCATGCGGGTGTAACGGCTACTGCAACCTCAGCCGATGATATAGCAGTTACATCGCACATGTTGAACATCAATAACGGCAGCGAAGGTGATGATGACGGAAGCAGCTTGGCAGCGTCTTCCTCGGGACATCTACCGTTGTCCACACTTGATCCAAGTAGTCTTTCACATGCGGTTGCGGCCgctgcggcagcagcagcggcagtaGCAAGTAACAATGGCCTTCAATCGGCATCGACGGTGGTGGCTAACCATGACCACCATCATGAAGAACATCATGCACTGGGCGACGAGGGTGCCAGCAGTGTAAATTTAACTCCTGCCGATGAATCTGCGCTGGATGACGCTAATAGTTTAGTAGTGAGCGCTCTAGGAGAGAGTGACCTGTCTTCTGTGTATCAACTACAGTCATCTTCGTTGTCTTCCGTCTCTGTAACGGAAGGAGCCAGCGTAACAACAAACGCTACTGCCACTGTGGAAGCCAGTAATAGTAGCAATAGCGAATCGGTCACTTCGCCAGTGTCATCATCCATTCCAGCCACTGCGACCTGTTCCTCTACAAATGGCACCTTAGTTGAAGAAGGTCCTGCAAGTCCTGGTACTCTCGGGTCACCTGACATTACCGCCAACACCACTCATGAATCAGTCGAATCTCTCGCCGCTAACGAGGAAGCGATCAGCTCTATGCGATTAGCATCAGAAGAACTATTTACAGAAAATGTGCCCATTGGGGAGGACAACAAATCGGTGGATGTTAAAATAACGAATGCCACTGCAATGGGGTCAAGTAGTAACTGTACCTCCCTTGTGGCAACTGACGAGAGTGGTGTGGACaccgaggaaaaaaatgatggGCCACGCGGTACGGCAGATAGTTGTAAAGATGACGATGGTAGCAGAGACATACAATACGAGAGGAACGATGATGTTAACAGTTCAGAAGTGATGGGTGCAGCAACTTCGTCGTCCTTGTTGATGGCACCCATACTCGACTCTGCTCCTGCTGTGGAAGAACCAACTGGTGTGGGAGCATCTGTGCTGCCTCAAGCAAACGTATCCTCGTCTAATGTTGCCGCTTCTTCGGCTTCCGGGTCCACTGTTGTTGGATTAAAAAAG GCATTGGTCGATTATGAGGGGGATtctgatgacgacgatgatgatgatgatagcaGTAGTCCAGCGCAAAAAAAGCCCAGAATAGCATAG